GCGACATAGTCGCAACCGTCCCGCGGGGAGACGAACTGAACGCACTGGCGGCCTTGTACTCGTCGTCGTAGCTCTCGAATACGGTGATTAGCTTTGTAATCTGCAGCAAATCCCCGACGCGTTTGGTGAGGTTCGCCAGCTTAATGTCACCACCAGCATTGCGCGCTGTAGTGAACAGGCTGACCATAGTTCCAATGCCGCCGCTATCGATGTAGCTGACTTCTCCCAAGTTCAAGACAACACGATTGTTCTCGGCCAGCTCCCTCTTAACCGTCTCTCGCAATTGACTGGCCTCGTCGCCGAAGACAATGCGGCCAACACAGTCGATTACCTTCACACCTTCAATGGTGCGAGAACTGATTTTTAACGCCATAGAGCCCTCACGGAGTGCAGGCCGAAAGCGTACTCCCAACCCCCCTACTTTGCAAGCATTAGGAGCGGCTCAAGGTGCGCAGTTGCGCGAAAAGTCGCACTTGCTCTAGGAAGGCGGAGGTCACAATGGCCGGGTTACTTACGGACCGTCGCGTCTTAGTGCGCGCTTTCTAACTCCGGCTCCGGCTTTACTGCCCGGAGCTTTCCGCCGGGAATAGGAGCCAGCAGTTGTTCTTTGCGATAGATAAGGTTGGTCGCATTGAAGGTGGCCAGTTCGAAACCGTGGCCATGCGTGATCGCGTCAGTAGGACATGCCTCAACGCAGTAACCGCAGAAAATGCAGCGGTTGTAGTCAATGTTGTACACGGCAGCGTAACGCTCGGCACCGCTAATGCGGTTCTCGGCCGTGTTCTCGGCCGCCTCGATGTAAATGCAGTTAGAAGGGCAGGCAGCGGCGCACAGGAAGCATGCGACACACTTCTCCAGGCCATTTTCGTCGCGTTGCAGCACGTGAAGACCGCGAAAGCGCTCCTGAAATACGGCACCACGCAGCGGGCCAGGGCCGTCCGGATAATTCTCTACTGTCGTCGGCTGGAACATCTCCCTGAAAGTGATGGACATGCCTTTGGCAATAGCTGCGATGTGCTTCACGATCGACATGTTTCGAATTATACCTGCAGCAATTTTGCGTAGAAAGAGTCGTGGAGTGTCAGTCGGCTACCTTGTCGACAAATTGCATTCCCAGAATGTTGCCCTCAAGACGACGTACGACAACATCCACCACATTCGTCTCGCGCGAGACTGACTCCACGATGCTGATCCGCATTTTGCGTCCCGGTTCAAGGGACTGCGCGAATGGAAGCGATGAGACCTCGACGTTCATTCCATTGCCACTGACTTGCGACAGCAATCCAAGTTCGCGCCCAGTCTCGTCATACACGCGTGCCTCTTCCCCTACAACCAAGCGCGGAAACCGACGACGATTGCTGCTCGACTTCACTTCGATAGCACCAGCTTAGCGATGGTCTGGAGCTGCATGTTCGATGTACCTTCGTAGATCTTGCCGATTTTAGAGTCGCGAAAGTATTTTTCTACCGGATACTCTTTCACAAATCCATTGCCGCCGTAGATTTCGACGGCCAGCGAACTCACGCGTTCGGCTACTTGCGAGGTGAATAGCTTGGTCATCGCCGCTTCCTTCACGAAGTTCTGTCCTGCATCTTTCATGCGTGCCGCGTTGTACACCATCAGCCGTGCAGCTTGAATGTCAGTCGCCATCTGCG
This Terriglobales bacterium DNA region includes the following protein-coding sequences:
- a CDS encoding STAS domain-containing protein → MALKISSRTIEGVKVIDCVGRIVFGDEASQLRETVKRELAENNRVVLNLGEVSYIDSGGIGTMVSLFTTARNAGGDIKLANLTKRVGDLLQITKLITVFESYDDEYKAASAFSSSPRGTVATMSRRETA
- the nuoI gene encoding NADH-quinone oxidoreductase subunit NuoI; its protein translation is MSIVKHIAAIAKGMSITFREMFQPTTVENYPDGPGPLRGAVFQERFRGLHVLQRDENGLEKCVACFLCAAACPSNCIYIEAAENTAENRISGAERYAAVYNIDYNRCIFCGYCVEACPTDAITHGHGFELATFNATNLIYRKEQLLAPIPGGKLRAVKPEPELESAH
- a CDS encoding PilZ domain-containing protein, producing the protein MKSSSNRRRFPRLVVGEEARVYDETGRELGLLSQVSGNGMNVEVSSLPFAQSLEPGRKMRISIVESVSRETNVVDVVVRRLEGNILGMQFVDKVAD